In the genome of Variovorax sp. PAMC26660, the window TCGTCCACCACCAGCACGCCCGGGTCCTCGTCCTTGCTCTTGAGGTGCGGTGCAATCAGGCGCACCACCGCGCCGAGCGAAACGAAGAACACGACCTGATCGAAGTCCGCGAACAACGCGGCGATCTCGTCGCGAAAAGCGCCTGCATAGGCGCGCACGGGGTTGGGCAGCCCGGCCATGAGCGGCGCGAACTTGTCGGCCACGCACACGCTGGCCTCGGGCAGCAGGCACGCCAGCCCGGCCGTCTGCTGTGCGCCGTGTTTGGTGATGGCCACAAGCACCACACGGGGTGCGGCTTCATTCGTCATTCGGGGATTCCTCTTCAATTTCAGTGCTGGTTTTCTTGCGGCAGCCGCGCACCAGTTCGCCGCGTTCGCGGCCGGGGTTCTTCACCAGCAGCAGCGACAGGTAGTTGACCTTCGTGCCCTTCAGGCTGGCCACGTCGTGCACGATGCGTTCGACCGGCGAGCCGGCCTTCTCGATGAAGCGGCTGTGTTCGAGCAGGCCGCGCCGCGCCAGCAGGTCGATCAGGTCGTCGAGCAGCGGCTTGACCTTCATGAGCACCAGCGTGTCGAAGTCGTCGAGCATCTTCTCGACCGCGACAATGCCGTAAGCCGCCGGCACGATGGCGACGGTGTCGTCCTGTTCGGACAGCGGCAGTTGCAGGCGCGCGCAGGCCGCATTGAAAGAGGTCACGCCGGGCACGACCTCGATGCGCGCGGCCGGGTCAAGCTGGCGCAGCACGCGTGCCAGGTAGCAGAAGCTCGCGTAGGTGGAGGCATCGCCCTCGACCAGGAACAGCACGTCCTGCCCGGTCGCCAGCAACGCCTGCACGGTCTCGGCGGCCTTGAGCCAGTGGCGCGCGAGCTTCTCGACGTCGTGCGTCATCGGGAACAACAAGGCCTGATGCTGCGCGGGCGTCGTCAGCCCGGCGCGCAGCGCGATGTCCAGCGCGTAGCTTTCCTTGCGCAGGCTGCGAACGGGGTAGGTCCAGATGGCGTCGGGGCGCGTCAGGAGCGACCAGGCGCGGCGCGTGATCAGGTCGGGGTCGCCAGGGCCGAGCGAGACGCCGTGGAGCATGCCAGGCGCCGTCATGCCGCACCGCCCGTCTGCGCGTGAGCCTCACCCCTTTGCGCGCAGACCAGCCACACCGGGTTCTCGGCCGCAAGCCGATGCATGTGCAGGATCGGCTTGCTGCGCGAGGCCTGCAGTTGCAACACGTCCCAGCTCGCGCCTTGCGCCTTCAGCGCCTCGACCGCACCTGCGAGGTTCTCGATGGTCACGAAGTTCATCACCAGCCAGCCGCCCGGGCGCAGGCGCCGCAGCACCAGCGCAATGAGCTCGGCCAGCTCGCCGCCGGAGCCGCCGATGAACACCGCATCCGGGTCGGCCCACGCCGCCAGGCCCTCAGGCGCCTTGCCGTGCACCAGGCTGTGGTTGCTGATGCCCATGGCCTGCCGGTTGCGCGCGACGATGGCGCTGTCGTCCGCGTTCTTCTCGATCGCGTAGACATGCCCGCGCCAGCACAGCCGTGCGGCCTCCAGCCCGACCGAGCCGGAGCCCGCGCCGATGTCCCACACCACGCTGTCGGTGCGCAACTGCATGCGCGCGAGCGAAACCGCGCGCACCTCGTTCTTGGTGATCAGGCCCTTCTCGGGATGGCGCTGCTCGAAGCTGGCGTCCGGCAGGCCGAACAGCACCTGCGGCGCCCGCAGCCGGGTACGCCAGAGCAGCACCACGTTCGGGTCGGCAAAGTGCATCTGCGCCGCGGCGGTGATGCGCATGCCGCTGACCACGCGTTCCTCGAGCTGGCACAGACGCTCGGCGACGGCCATCTCGAAGTCGTCGGCCAGGCCCTCGGCCACGAGCATGCGCGCGATGCGGTCGGGCGTGTTGTCGGGGCTGGTGAGCACGGCCAGGCGATCGTGCTGCCGGATGTCGCGCAGCAGCGCATACAGGCCGTGCGTGGGCGGCGAGCCCGGCAGCCAGTCGCCCGCGTCCTTGGCGTGCACGGAGGCGAACTTCATCTCCTGCCATGGCAGGCCTAGGCGCGCACAGGCCAACTGCAGCGTCGACACGTTGGGAAGGACCTCGATCGCCTCCAGGCACAGGCGCGCCGCCAGAAAGGCCGCGATGCCGTGGCACAGCGGATCGCCGGTGGCCAGCACGACCACGCGCTGCCCCTCGGCCTGCGCGGCGCGAATCCATTCGGGTACTTGCGAGAGACCACCGGTCAGGTCGCGCTGCACCGCGTCGGGTGTGATGTGCGACGCGAACAGGGCCAGCGTGCGCGCGCCGCCGATGACCAGTTGCGCGTGCTGCAGATGCGCCAGCGCGCTGCGGCCGAGGCTCGCATCGCCGTCGTCCAGCACGCCGAGGATGCGGCATTTGTTCGTCATGTGGTTGTCGGTGTTCAGGAGGCCTCCGCGATCTTTCGACCTTCAAAGTCGCAGACCAGCACTTTCAATTCGAACTGGTCGGGGTAGCGCGTGCGCAGCGTCTGGATGACGCGCTGCGCAAGCGCCGTGTGAAAGGCGGTGCCGAGCCCGAGCGCATCCATGCGCTCGCCGGCATAGCGCGCGGTCTCGTTGCCGCGGATCGCGTCGCACACATCGGGTGGCGCACCAAGCCCGGCAGCCAGGTCGGCCAGCAGGCCGGTGTCGACCTCGGCGCGGCCGGCGTGGGTGATGGTTTCGCCCTGCGCGATCTTGGTGAGCTTGCCGACCATGCCGCCGATCACGACCTTTTTGATCCCGGCCTTGACCGCTGCGCCCATCGCATAGCGCAGGAAGTCGCCCATCTGCACGAAGGCCGGCTCGGGCAGCTCGGGCATTTCGGCCATCACGAACTTCTCGGTGCGCCCGCCGGTCGTGAGCACGACCACGCCATGGCCCAGCGTGCCCGCCACCTGCACACCCTGCACCACGCTCGCGCGGTAGGCGGCGGTGGAATAGGGCTTGACGATGCCGGTCGTGCCCAGGATGGAAATGCCGCCGAGGATGCCCAGGCGCGCATTGAGCGTCTTCTTGGCCATCTCCTCGCCCTGCGGCACGGAGATCGCGACTTCCAGTCCGACTTCGTCGAGCAAGGTCGTGCCCACCGCGCGCACGTTCGCCTCGATGTTGCGGCGCGGCACCGGGTTGATGGCCGGCCCGCCGACGGCGAGCCCGAGCCCCGGCATGGTGACGGTGCCCACGCCGACGCCGCCCGCCAGCAGCACCTGCCCCGCCAGTTCAGGCAGCACGCGCACATCGGCGGTGAGATGGGCCTTGTCGGTGCAGTCGGGGTCGTCGCCAGCGTCCTTGATGACCATCGCATGCGCGCTCGCACTCGCGGTGTCGACGCGGCCGTCCTGCACCGCGAAGCGCACCAGGTCGCCGTTGGGCAGCAGGCATTCCACCTCGTCGGGCACCTGGCCGGTGACCAGGCCGATCACCGCCGCGCGCGCCGCCGCGGCCGAACACGCACCGGTCGTGAAACCGGTGCGGGTGCCACGGGGTGCGCCCTTGTCCATCATGCGGCGTGCTCGTGCGCCTCGGCCAGACCCAGCAGCGCGTGGATCGCGGCCACCACCAGCGTGGAGCCGCCCTTGCGGCCGCGGATCACGATCCAGGGCACGCCAGCTTCGAGCGCCATCAGGTCCTTCGACTCGGCCGCCGACACGAAGCCGACCGGCATGCCGACCACCAGCGCCGGGCGCGCACCTTCTTCATGGATCAGCCGCACGATTTCGATCAGCGCGGTCGGCGCATTGCCGATGCCGACGATCGCGCCGTCGACCAGCCCCAGGCGGTGTGCCT includes:
- the cobI gene encoding precorrin-2 C(20)-methyltransferase; this translates as MTAPGMLHGVSLGPGDPDLITRRAWSLLTRPDAIWTYPVRSLRKESYALDIALRAGLTTPAQHQALLFPMTHDVEKLARHWLKAAETVQALLATGQDVLFLVEGDASTYASFCYLARVLRQLDPAARIEVVPGVTSFNAACARLQLPLSEQDDTVAIVPAAYGIVAVEKMLDDFDTLVLMKVKPLLDDLIDLLARRGLLEHSRFIEKAGSPVERIVHDVASLKGTKVNYLSLLLVKNPGRERGELVRGCRKKTSTEIEEESPNDE
- the cbiE gene encoding precorrin-6y C5,15-methyltransferase (decarboxylating) subunit CbiE — encoded protein: MTNKCRILGVLDDGDASLGRSALAHLQHAQLVIGGARTLALFASHITPDAVQRDLTGGLSQVPEWIRAAQAEGQRVVVLATGDPLCHGIAAFLAARLCLEAIEVLPNVSTLQLACARLGLPWQEMKFASVHAKDAGDWLPGSPPTHGLYALLRDIRQHDRLAVLTSPDNTPDRIARMLVAEGLADDFEMAVAERLCQLEERVVSGMRITAAAQMHFADPNVVLLWRTRLRAPQVLFGLPDASFEQRHPEKGLITKNEVRAVSLARMQLRTDSVVWDIGAGSGSVGLEAARLCWRGHVYAIEKNADDSAIVARNRQAMGISNHSLVHGKAPEGLAAWADPDAVFIGGSGGELAELIALVLRRLRPGGWLVMNFVTIENLAGAVEALKAQGASWDVLQLQASRSKPILHMHRLAAENPVWLVCAQRGEAHAQTGGAA
- a CDS encoding cobalt-precorrin-5B (C(1))-methyltransferase, producing MMDKGAPRGTRTGFTTGACSAAAARAAVIGLVTGQVPDEVECLLPNGDLVRFAVQDGRVDTASASAHAMVIKDAGDDPDCTDKAHLTADVRVLPELAGQVLLAGGVGVGTVTMPGLGLAVGGPAINPVPRRNIEANVRAVGTTLLDEVGLEVAISVPQGEEMAKKTLNARLGILGGISILGTTGIVKPYSTAAYRASVVQGVQVAGTLGHGVVVLTTGGRTEKFVMAEMPELPEPAFVQMGDFLRYAMGAAVKAGIKKVVIGGMVGKLTKIAQGETITHAGRAEVDTGLLADLAAGLGAPPDVCDAIRGNETARYAGERMDALGLGTAFHTALAQRVIQTLRTRYPDQFELKVLVCDFEGRKIAEAS